The sequence below is a genomic window from Pirellulales bacterium.
CTACGACGGCACCAATGGCTTCGCGATCGGTAGAGGCCATTCGCACGTTTCCGAAGAACAAGGCGACCGCCGCGACGCGGAGGACTTGTATCGCGTGTTGGAGAACAAGGTGATTCCGCTGTTCTACGAGCGCGACGCCGACGGCCTGCCGCGGCACTGGATCCAGATGATGATGAACTCGATCAGTTCCTTGGCATGGCGATTCAGCGCCCACCGCATGGTGATGGACTATGCAAAGGCGTGCTACGTCCCCGCCGCCGGCGGCCTAAGCTGCGAAATGCCGGGCCGATAGCGCCGCTGCCACGTGATCTTCGGGCGCGGCCGGCCGCCGACGGCGTATCGTCAAACGCAGTTCTCCGAACTTCTTCGGTAGTCTCGGCTTCTGAGCATAATTGCTGCGCGGATCGCGACGGCTTAGTGTGCGGCAACGCTTTTTTCTACGCCCGGCGCGAAAAAATTCTTTATCGCCGCGCGAGTGCGCCGGTTATAGTTAAGGATGACCGCCGTTGGCGGCGGGCTCGAGCTTTGCCCCACGAACCATCGGCCGGCGCCATCCGTACTCAAGACCGCCTAATCTTACGGAGAGTCGTGTCATGTCCAAGCCTCGCTGGTCGGTTGCGGCGGTGATGACGCTCGGGTTGGCTGCCGGTGTGGCGAACGCTGGGCAGCCGTGGAAGGGGGTGGCGATCATGCCTGCCTCCATGGCCACCAGCATCCAGGCCGACGACGGGTCGCCGGTGAGCATGTATGACATCACCTGGCCGGCCACGGTCACACGTACCCGAGGGCGCTCGGCGTGGGTCCAAGACGACGGCGGCGCCAGTGCGTCGCAGGCCGGCGGATGGATCTATTGCGACGACGCGGTGCGGCTCGAAAGCGCACGCGATCATTACTCGAGCCAGTTGCGCAAGAATTCCGTGCGCGGCAACGACGCGGCCTGGCTCTACTGGATGCGCGGCATCTGCTGGGAGAACTCGGGCGACGCCGGGGTTGCGATCGTCGATTATCGAAATGCCTTGCGCGCCGAACCTCGCACCGGCATCGACGACATCTACATTCGCTTGGGCCGGCTTATTTCCCAACAGCAATTGCTGAAAGGCCGCGGCTATTACAACCCGAAGACGCGCGAAACCTGGGAATCCTTTTTCAACCGCGCTCAGCAGATCAATCCCAATCGGCCCCGGTTGTTCTACGAATGGGGATTCGCACTCAGCCAGGCTTGCGCCTGCACGCAGATCAAGTCGATCGATGGAGCCCGAAAAGGCCCGGAGCCAAAGGAACAGAGCCAATCCTCGGACCGCGGGCCGCAGCAAAATGGGGAGCCGATTGCCGAAAATTTGCCGGTGGGCCGATCGCCGTCAAAACCGTTTGCGGTCGTGTCGCTGGTCGGGCTTGATACCAGCGACGACACGCGGAGCACGACGCAACCCGCGAATCCAGCGAATTCCCTGCGCGGGCTGCGGCCGGCTGGGAAATCGCTGGAATCGCTTCCGGCCGTTGCGCCGCAGCCCGCGACCACGTCGCCATCGCCGGCGGCCGTGGTAGCCGCTCCTTCCGGCACTGAACCCAGCGGACCATCTTCCGAGGGGGCGGCGGCAGCCGTCGAGGCGGTGTGCAAATACCAGGAGGCCGAACGTCTTAGCCCGAATTGGTGGCAGATTCCGTTGGCCCGCGCCGAACTGATGCTGAATCAATGCGACGCGGAATCGTCCCACGGCGATCGAATGTTGATCCCCAAAGTCGATCCAGTGTTTCTCAACCAAATGCTGGCGAATCATCGCGTCTGGCTGGCGCGACAGACCGATCCTTCGATGGCCGCCCCGATTAGCGCGGTCCCGGTCTCTGCCGACGCCGGCCGCGGCGATCAGGCTATGGCGGCCACGGCCGCGGCAAGGAAGCATCCGACCGTCGACGTCGTCGCGATTGCCATCGACGATTTCGATCGGGCGATTAGTCTCAACCCGAACGCGCTCGATGCCTATCGTGATCGTGCCGAGGCATTGCGTTTGGCCAATCGCATGGACGAGGCGCAGCAAAGCGCGGCGATGGCCTGCAATCTTTGTTATTATCGGCAATGGAGGAGCTTGCGCACGTTGGCGCAGGTCTGCAACGACAGCGGTCAGTATGAATTGGCCGCCGACTACGCGTTGCGAGCCGCGCAACTGACTTCGGGCCAAGAGCGAGACCGCTTCTTATACCTGTGGGCCAACTACGGCGCGCGAGCGACGGGCCCGACAGAACTGTTGGCCGCGAGCGCGGCTGAAAAGGCGGGCTATGTCGCCTCCACCCGCGGCCTGGACGACGATCACGCAAAAGCGCCGGCCCGGATCGAGCCGCCGCCGGGGTTCGTGTCGCTGACCGGCATGGCATCGCCCGATTGACGGCCGACGATCGACCGCGAAAATCTCGGCGTGGCACGAAACGTCGCGGCGATTACAATCGCGGCTTGGTCTGATACGTAGCAGGCACACTCCGTGTGCCGTCGGCGTTACGCAGTGCGCGACCCGCCACATTGCGCAGACGGCACACGATGTGCGCCTGCCACTTCGGCCGCGGCTTCGCCATTATTCCAGCGGCATCACTGCGGCGATGGAAGCACCGGCGAGGCGGTGTTGGCGTTGATGGATTGTTGCAAGCCGGGGATGATCGAATAGGGCGCCGCGGGAGCTGCCCCCGGCGGAGCATATTGCTCTTTCAGGCCCTTGTTGTTGAGCTGCTGGTTCAGAAAATAGAGCTTCTGCTTGGCATCGTCGATGTCGTCGTTCAGAAGCTTCTTGGACTCGGTGTCTTGCGCGGCAGTTTTCTCCAGCAAAAGACTCAACCGCCGGATGCGATCTTGAAGCTGCTGTTCGAGTTCGAGTTCCTGGGCCGGCGTGATATTCAAGAGGCTTTGATTCTGTTCGGTGACGCCGACCGTGGCTTTGACCACCGTGACGCCATTCTTTTGCGTGGTCGGCAGGCCGAGCGGATCGAGGTAGTAGGTCACCTCCTTCGTCAACAACTGCGGCGGTTCGTGAATGGCGTAGTCGAGGATCGCCAGCGTCAGCTTCGTCAATTCGTCGCGCCCGTCGTTCGTGACCCAGACGTAAACGCCGCAATAGTGCCCCACGAGCAGGCAGGGGCATTTGGGCACTTGCTTTTCGCAACCCACGTGAAACCAGCAATGGCTTTTCAGGCATTCGGAAGTAATCGTGCCGCTGGCGAGGTCGCTGATCGTGCGGCCCGGCGGCGGGTCGGAATCGCCGGTGTAAAACGTGTTGAAGCGGGCTTGGCAATCCGGGCAGCTTCGAGAGGCGCCGCCATAACCGCAATTGCTCACCGCCAGTTGATAGGCGCAGCGCATCAGCTCGAGCTTGCGCGGATCGTTGATCGGCGTGAGGGTGAACGATTCTTGCTGCGACCGCTGGGCGTTGGCCGTGAGGCCGAGGGCGGTAAGCAGGAAATCGGAAAAGTGGTAGGGGCTGGCGGCCCTGCTCGCGGTGCCGCCGGAAACGATTGGGCGGCTTCCACCCGCCGACACGCCCCCATTGACCTGATCCGTGACGATCGCCGCCCCTTGGTTCGGATAGGCGAAATACGGCATCGCATTGTAGTTGTAGACGAACATCGCCAGATTGTTCAGCACCTGCTGGGTTTGGATGTCGCCCACGGTGGTGGCTTGGTTCACGGAGTCATTTCGCAATTGCTCGTGCGTGCAGCCGGCGGTGACGCTCGCGAGGCCGACAAACACCGCGAAGATATATCGGTTGCGTGTCATATTCGGTCTGCCTTCTGAACGAGCCTTTTGCGGTCGAACGTTGGCCCCAATCGTTTGCGCCGCCGGAAGCTCTCACCGGGATGGCCGGCACAGCCGGTTTTCGCGGCGTCTCGGGCAACGGCGCTACAACCCTTGCGCCGCGACGAATCGGAGTTTTCGCCACGAACCCTATTTACGATCGGTCCGGCCCCCCCCGATCTTCAGGCACCAAAGCTACGGCTGCTTCGATTCCTACGATCGGAATAAAGCAATCGATGGCGAGCCGCAGAAGGCGAAGAACGGCGTGCGAACAGGTTAGCGCCGCCGGAAGAACCGATTCGTTTTAACACCGTCTGCCTGCCGACCCATGCAAGCTGCAGAGGCCGTCTGACGTTCCACAGGGTGAATTTGGCGTCAGACGGCACGCTGATGCGGCAAGCCCGAACCGAGCTTGACAAACATTGCCGGTTAGCGGCCCGTTTCCGCGCTGACTCGCCAGGATTGCAGCATTAGATGCGCTTGGGCGGAATCGTCGGCTTCCAGGCCTCGCAGGCCGCCTTCGCCGTACATCGCCTTCTGCAAAAGTTGCCCAAGCGGCGAGGTCAGCGCGGGATTGTCGTCGCCGCGGCTTCTAGGGGGCAAGGTGCGCTGCTCCAAAAAGCTGAAGTCGGGAGACTGACGGCCCGCTTGCCGCGGCATCGCGATCAATACGACGTGCTCGTTGCCGACCGGCTTGGCGGTAACACGGGCCGGCCGAGTGGAAAAATGCCCGCCATTCTTCGTCAGCAAATTGTCGGTGCCCGAGCCGGGCCGCGGATAGATTGCCACAATGCCAAAACCGGCATTGATATACAGCAGGCTGACGGCGACATCCGAGCGGCCGAGATTGGTCATCCGCCAGCCGACATAATCGCCGGGAACGAGCACGAGCGGTCCCTTCGAAAAGTCGATCGGCCGGCCATTGCGGTCCGATTTGCTTTTGTAGCGGAGCAACTCCAATTTGACGTTTGGTTGCGACGAATCGGCAGCAGAGCCGGAGCGGGCATCGACATCGGCGGCAGTTTGCTCCATTTGAGTAAGATTGAGCAAATTCTGGGCGCGGGCAATGGTCGTCATGTCGTCGACGATGTCGGCAACCGCATTATCCTCCGAAACGCCGAACTGCGGTGCTTCGGGCGGAAGATCGTCGCGGATTTGCGCGGTGTCTTTCGATAGTAGATTCAACTTGCCGTCGCGCATTTGAAGAATCCACTGCGCCGCCGCCGGATTGTCGACGAATTCGCACAGCGATCCTTCCGCGGCAAAAGCGGTCTTCAATTGGCTGGCGAGCGCCTTCAGGCTTGCATGGCCGGCCACGCCGGCGACTATCCCGGCCCGCGCTGCCGCACTTCCGGCGGTCTCCGCCGCTCGCCCGCCGGTGTGCATCGGCACCGTATCGACGGCGAGCCTGACGCGCAGCGAGCCATGATCGGTCCGGACGATTTCGAACACGCCGCCCGCCGGAAGCGAACCCATCCGCGGAATTGGCGTTCCCTCGTATGCCGAGGGTTCAGCGTCGGATTCAAGCAAATCGCAACTGCGAACCGTGGCATAACCGAGCACCGTTTTCGCATCCGCTTGATCGGCCGACGGATAAAGTGCGACGATGCTACCGGGCGTCAGACCCTCGACCGAACCCTCGTTGACCGATAGTTCGTGGCTGCCGCTCTTTGCCCATTGCCGCCGCGACCTGTCCGGCCAGCGCTCGACTCCCAGCACTTCCCGATCTTGCGCCAGGCCTTCGACGACGGGCGTCGGCGGCGCGGTCAGACCCCATTGCGGATAGCGCTGGCGGACGAGGCTCGCCAGCTCGCCGTACGTAATCGGATGGGCGGTGCGGCTCAAGATGTCGATAACGGCATAGGTTAGCAATCCTTGAACCCGCTGCGGCTGATGCTGGACCGGGTCGCAGGGCATGGGCATTTCAAGCTCCGATTCGTCGCGCTGCGCGGCGTAGAGGCCGACATAATCGGGCGATTGCGGGCCGAAATCGAAGGCCGGAGCATCCGAATCCGCCGAACGCGTGCCCGAGCCGGCTTGGTTCACGGTCCGGCGGGCGCGAGCGATATCGCGGGCCTTGTCCAATTCCGCTTTTGGAATGCCGAGATCTTCGGAGGATACGTTGCGCCGCATGATCTTGTTATCGCCCGCGCCGCCGCCGCGCAGAACCCATCCCGAGCAGCATGCATCGAGCACGACCCACAGCCGGGCTTTTTTGTACGTGATCTGCTTGCACCAGGTGCGCAGCTCGTAGTCGGCAATCGCCCGGTCGACGAAGCGGGTTTTGCCATTCCAGCGGCCGCAGTCGCAGGGCAAAAACATCTGGTCGTAGCCGTCGGGCTTGATGTACGTCGGATCGGGATTTCCGTGCTCCGGTTGCTGGCTGCCGTGGCCGGCCATGAGCAGCAAGACCTGATCGCCGCTTTGGGCCGAGTCGATCAGTTTCTGGATTTCGCGTTCGATATTGGCCCGCGTCGGCCGGAAGTCGGCCCCTTTCGCCGCTGCTTCCAGCTCCGAGAGAACGACGATCGACGCGGCGGGAACCGCGAGGCGCCTCGGGTCCGTCAGAAATCGCCGCACCAAGTCAACATCGTTGGCCGGACCGTTCAGCCATTTGGCTTGGTCGAAATTATCGTATTTCGTGCATCCGACGAGCAGCGCGTGAAATCGCTCGCCATGGATCGTGCCGGGCGCAGCGGCCGGCGCGCCGTTCGCCGGCGAGGCGGAGTGGATCGCGTCGGCCGAAAACGCCGACGGGCCGTTCATCGAAAGCCATACCACGATCGCCGCAAGCACGGCGGGAAGGAACCGGTCCAGAAATGCCGTCGGGTCTGAAAGCACGCGAAGCGTTGTATCACCGTCGCCTCTCAAGAGATCTCGGCAAGACATGGGCGAAGCTCCTGTGGCGCAAATTTTCTTCCGCCATCTTCACCCACCTGATGGCGGGATGCAAGGCCGCGGCTCCGTCGCAGATTCGCACCGATTGATCTGCCACTGGCAAGCGAAGACGGCCAGGGCGACGTGCGACCCAGATTTTTTCAAGAGGTCGAGGCCGCTAAATCTAAGCCGGAGCCTCAATCCAAGAGGGGACGTTGAACGTCAACTCGCCTGGAGGCGCCGGCAGGCTGCGCTTGCCAACGCCATACAAGCAAACTGCCGCTCCCAGCCGGTTTTGGTTGGAGAAGATCAATGGCAATGGTCGCCGCGCTGGGCGTCGCCGTTCTCTTCGGCGACCGCCACTTCGATTTCATTGATCACCGATGCCCCGCCGCAGAGCCGCATGGCTGCTGTCTGCGCCAGTTGCTTACAATAGAAGGAGCCGCACCGGCCGCGCAAGAATATCCCGGCCGAGTCGATTCGCACATCCAGTTCCTGCACTCCACCGTTGGTCTCATGGCGCACGGTCCGTTTGATGCGCAACGCCAGTGCTCGAAGGTCTGCCTTTGGAGTTGCGGAGAAGCGGTCGAAAGCCGCCGAATCGTGAGAAAGCTTGTCCATGATGGAGCGACTGGTGAGCGGGATTGCGTGGTGCGGTTCTCGAAGCGCCGGCAGAGATGGCAAACAAAATTTACAGCAACACGTATGCCGCTGCGCCTCCCACGCTCGGATGGGTCGACTCGGTCTGCCGCCTGCAGCCCGATCGCGCCACAAAGACTCGGCCGAAAAATAACTTCCGCTTTTCGAACCCCTCAACCTGCCCTCTCCCGCAAGGGGCGAGGATGCTGCGGAGAGGTTTTTTTCAGTCGATCTTAAGACGCCGCTGTTTCGCC
It includes:
- a CDS encoding caspase family protein, encoding MSCRDLLRGDGDTTLRVLSDPTAFLDRFLPAVLAAIVVWLSMNGPSAFSADAIHSASPANGAPAAAPGTIHGERFHALLVGCTKYDNFDQAKWLNGPANDVDLVRRFLTDPRRLAVPAASIVVLSELEAAAKGADFRPTRANIEREIQKLIDSAQSGDQVLLLMAGHGSQQPEHGNPDPTYIKPDGYDQMFLPCDCGRWNGKTRFVDRAIADYELRTWCKQITYKKARLWVVLDACCSGWVLRGGGAGDNKIMRRNVSSEDLGIPKAELDKARDIARARRTVNQAGSGTRSADSDAPAFDFGPQSPDYVGLYAAQRDESELEMPMPCDPVQHQPQRVQGLLTYAVIDILSRTAHPITYGELASLVRQRYPQWGLTAPPTPVVEGLAQDREVLGVERWPDRSRRQWAKSGSHELSVNEGSVEGLTPGSIVALYPSADQADAKTVLGYATVRSCDLLESDAEPSAYEGTPIPRMGSLPAGGVFEIVRTDHGSLRVRLAVDTVPMHTGGRAAETAGSAAARAGIVAGVAGHASLKALASQLKTAFAAEGSLCEFVDNPAAAQWILQMRDGKLNLLSKDTAQIRDDLPPEAPQFGVSEDNAVADIVDDMTTIARAQNLLNLTQMEQTAADVDARSGSAADSSQPNVKLELLRYKSKSDRNGRPIDFSKGPLVLVPGDYVGWRMTNLGRSDVAVSLLYINAGFGIVAIYPRPGSGTDNLLTKNGGHFSTRPARVTAKPVGNEHVVLIAMPRQAGRQSPDFSFLEQRTLPPRSRGDDNPALTSPLGQLLQKAMYGEGGLRGLEADDSAQAHLMLQSWRVSAETGR
- a CDS encoding BON domain-containing protein, coding for MDKLSHDSAAFDRFSATPKADLRALALRIKRTVRHETNGGVQELDVRIDSAGIFLRGRCGSFYCKQLAQTAAMRLCGGASVINEIEVAVAEENGDAQRGDHCH